A single genomic interval of Phocoena sinus isolate mPhoSin1 chromosome 15, mPhoSin1.pri, whole genome shotgun sequence harbors:
- the ACHE gene encoding acetylcholinesterase isoform X1, with product MRPPWCPLHTPSLASPLLLLLFLLGGGAEAEGSEDPELLVTVRGGRLRGLRLMAPGGPVSAFLGIPFAEPPVGPRRFLPPEPKRPWPGVLNATAFQRVCYQYVDTLYPGFEGTEMWNPNRELSEDCLYLNVWTPYPRPASPTPVLIWIYGGGFYSGASSLDVYDGRFLAQAEGTVLVSMNYRVGAFGFLALPGSREAPGNVGLLDQRLALQWVQENVAAFGGDPTSVTLFGESAGAASVGMHLLSPPSRGLFHRAVLQSGAPNGPWATVGVGEARRRATLLARLVGCPPGGAGGNDTDLVACLRTRPSQDLVDHEWHVLPQESVFRFSFVPVVDGDFLSDTPEALINAGDFHGLQVLVGVVKDEGSYFLVYGAPGFSKDNESLISRAQFLAGVRVGVPQASDLAAEAVVLHYTDWLHPEDPARLREAMSDVVGDHNVVCPVAQLAGRLAAQGARVYAYIFEHRASTLSWPLWMGVPHGYEIEFIFGLPLEPSLNYTVEERTFAQRLMRYWANFARTGDPNDPRDPKAPQWPPYTAGAQQYVSLNLRPLEVRRGLRAQACAFWNRFLPKLLSATASEVPCTCSGPDHGEAAPRPRPGLPLSLLLLLLFLLLSRLLRL from the exons ATGAGGCCCCCATGGTGTCCCCTGCACACGCCCTCCCTGGCTTCCCcgctccttctcctcctcttcctcctgggaggaggggcagaggctgAGGGCTCAGAGGACCCAGAGCTGCTGGTGACGGTGCGTGGGGGCCGGCTACGGGGCCTCCGCCTAATGGCCCCTGGGGGCCCTGTCTCTGCTTTTCTGGGCATCCCCTTCGCAGAGCCACCTGTGGGCCCCCGTCGCTTTCTGCCACCAGAGCCCAAGCGGCCCTGGCCAGGGGTGCTGAATGCCACAGCCTTCCAAAGAGTCTGCTACCAATATGTAGACACCTTGTACCCCGGCTTTGAGGGCACCGAGATGTGGAACCCCAACCGTGAGCTGAGCGAGGACTGCCTCTACCTCAATGTGTGGACACCGTACCCCCGGCCTGCGTCCCCCACCCCTGTCCTCATCTGGATCTACGGGGGTGGCTTCTACAGCGGGGCCTCCTCCCTGGACGTGTATGATGGTCGCTTCCTGGCCCAGGCCGAGGGGACTGTGCTGGTGTCCATGAACTACCGGGTGGGAGCCTTTGGCTTCTTGGCCCTGCCGGGGAGCCGGGAGGCCCCAGGCAATGTGGGTCTACTGGATCAGAGGCTGGCACTGCAGTGGGTGCAGGAGAATGTAGCAGCCTTCGGAGGGGATCCAACGTCAGTGACTCTGTTTGGGGAAAGCGCAGGTGCCGCCTCCGTGGGCATGCACCTGCTGTCCCCACCCAGCCGGGGCCTGTTCCACAGGGCCGTGCTGCAGAGCGGGGCACCCAATGGGCCCTGGGCCACAGTGGGTGTGGGAGAGGCCCGCCGCAGGGCCACGCTGCTGGCCCGCCTCGTGGGCTGTCCGCCTGGTGGGGCTGGTGGCAATGACACAGACCTGGTGGCCTGCCTGCGGACGCGGCCGTCTCAGGATCTGGTGGACCACGAGTGGCACGTGCTGCCTCAGGAAAGCGTCTTCCGCTTCTCCTTCGTGCCTGTGGTGGATGGAGACTTCCTCAGTGACACGCCCGAAGCCCTCATCAATGCTGGAGACTTCCATGGCCTGCAG GTGCTGGTGGGTGTGGTGAAGGATGAGGGATCCTATTTTCTGGTTTACGGGGCCCCAGGCTTCAGCAAAGACAACGAGTCTCTCATCAGCCGGGCCCAGTTCCTGGCCGGGGTGCGGGTCGGGGTCCCCCAGGCAAGTGACCTGGCTGCCGAGGCTGTGGTCCTGCATTACACAGACTGGCTGCACCCTGAGGACCCGGCGCGCCTGAGGGAGGCCATGAGTGATGTGGTGGGCGACCACAACGTCGTGTGCCCCGTAGCCCAGCTGGCTGGGCGACTGGCTGCCCAAGGCGCTCGCGTCTATGCCTACATCTTTGAACACCGTGCATCCACGCTCTCCTGGCCCCTCTGGATGGGGGTGCCCCACGGCTACGAGATCGAGTTTATCTTCGGGCTCCCCCTGGAACCCTCGCTAAATTACACTGTCGAGGAGAGAACCTTTGCCCAACGACTGATGAGATACTGGGCCAACTTCGCCCGCACAGG GGACCCCAATGACCCCCGAGACCCCAAAGCCCCGCAGTGGCCACCATACACGGCGGGAGCGCAGCAGTACGTGAGCCTGAACCTGCGGCCACTAGAGGTGCGGCGGGGGCTGCGCGCCCAGGCCTGCGCCTTCTGGAACCGCTTCCTACCCAAATTGCTCAGCGCCACCG CCTCGGAGGTCCCCTGCACCTGCTCAGGCCCCGACCACGGGGAGGCTGCCCCGAGGCCCAGGCCCGGCCTCCCcctgtccctcctcctcctcctcctcttcctcctcctctcccggCTCCTGCGGCTGTGA
- the ACHE gene encoding acetylcholinesterase isoform X2, whose product MRPPWCPLHTPSLASPLLLLLFLLGGGAEAEGSEDPELLVTVRGGRLRGLRLMAPGGPVSAFLGIPFAEPPVGPRRFLPPEPKRPWPGVLNATAFQRVCYQYVDTLYPGFEGTEMWNPNRELSEDCLYLNVWTPYPRPASPTPVLIWIYGGGFYSGASSLDVYDGRFLAQAEGTVLVSMNYRVGAFGFLALPGSREAPGNVGLLDQRLALQWVQENVAAFGGDPTSVTLFGESAGAASVGMHLLSPPSRGLFHRAVLQSGAPNGPWATVGVGEARRRATLLARLVGCPPGGAGGNDTDLVACLRTRPSQDLVDHEWHVLPQESVFRFSFVPVVDGDFLSDTPEALINAGDFHGLQVLVGVVKDEGSYFLVYGAPGFSKDNESLISRAQFLAGVRVGVPQASDLAAEAVVLHYTDWLHPEDPARLREAMSDVVGDHNVVCPVAQLAGRLAAQGARVYAYIFEHRASTLSWPLWMGVPHGYEIEFIFGLPLEPSLNYTVEERTFAQRLMRYWANFARTGDPNDPRDPKAPQWPPYTAGAQQYVSLNLRPLEVRRGLRAQACAFWNRFLPKLLSATDTLDEAERQWKAEFHRWSSYMVHWKNQFDHYSKQDRCSDL is encoded by the exons ATGAGGCCCCCATGGTGTCCCCTGCACACGCCCTCCCTGGCTTCCCcgctccttctcctcctcttcctcctgggaggaggggcagaggctgAGGGCTCAGAGGACCCAGAGCTGCTGGTGACGGTGCGTGGGGGCCGGCTACGGGGCCTCCGCCTAATGGCCCCTGGGGGCCCTGTCTCTGCTTTTCTGGGCATCCCCTTCGCAGAGCCACCTGTGGGCCCCCGTCGCTTTCTGCCACCAGAGCCCAAGCGGCCCTGGCCAGGGGTGCTGAATGCCACAGCCTTCCAAAGAGTCTGCTACCAATATGTAGACACCTTGTACCCCGGCTTTGAGGGCACCGAGATGTGGAACCCCAACCGTGAGCTGAGCGAGGACTGCCTCTACCTCAATGTGTGGACACCGTACCCCCGGCCTGCGTCCCCCACCCCTGTCCTCATCTGGATCTACGGGGGTGGCTTCTACAGCGGGGCCTCCTCCCTGGACGTGTATGATGGTCGCTTCCTGGCCCAGGCCGAGGGGACTGTGCTGGTGTCCATGAACTACCGGGTGGGAGCCTTTGGCTTCTTGGCCCTGCCGGGGAGCCGGGAGGCCCCAGGCAATGTGGGTCTACTGGATCAGAGGCTGGCACTGCAGTGGGTGCAGGAGAATGTAGCAGCCTTCGGAGGGGATCCAACGTCAGTGACTCTGTTTGGGGAAAGCGCAGGTGCCGCCTCCGTGGGCATGCACCTGCTGTCCCCACCCAGCCGGGGCCTGTTCCACAGGGCCGTGCTGCAGAGCGGGGCACCCAATGGGCCCTGGGCCACAGTGGGTGTGGGAGAGGCCCGCCGCAGGGCCACGCTGCTGGCCCGCCTCGTGGGCTGTCCGCCTGGTGGGGCTGGTGGCAATGACACAGACCTGGTGGCCTGCCTGCGGACGCGGCCGTCTCAGGATCTGGTGGACCACGAGTGGCACGTGCTGCCTCAGGAAAGCGTCTTCCGCTTCTCCTTCGTGCCTGTGGTGGATGGAGACTTCCTCAGTGACACGCCCGAAGCCCTCATCAATGCTGGAGACTTCCATGGCCTGCAG GTGCTGGTGGGTGTGGTGAAGGATGAGGGATCCTATTTTCTGGTTTACGGGGCCCCAGGCTTCAGCAAAGACAACGAGTCTCTCATCAGCCGGGCCCAGTTCCTGGCCGGGGTGCGGGTCGGGGTCCCCCAGGCAAGTGACCTGGCTGCCGAGGCTGTGGTCCTGCATTACACAGACTGGCTGCACCCTGAGGACCCGGCGCGCCTGAGGGAGGCCATGAGTGATGTGGTGGGCGACCACAACGTCGTGTGCCCCGTAGCCCAGCTGGCTGGGCGACTGGCTGCCCAAGGCGCTCGCGTCTATGCCTACATCTTTGAACACCGTGCATCCACGCTCTCCTGGCCCCTCTGGATGGGGGTGCCCCACGGCTACGAGATCGAGTTTATCTTCGGGCTCCCCCTGGAACCCTCGCTAAATTACACTGTCGAGGAGAGAACCTTTGCCCAACGACTGATGAGATACTGGGCCAACTTCGCCCGCACAGG GGACCCCAATGACCCCCGAGACCCCAAAGCCCCGCAGTGGCCACCATACACGGCGGGAGCGCAGCAGTACGTGAGCCTGAACCTGCGGCCACTAGAGGTGCGGCGGGGGCTGCGCGCCCAGGCCTGCGCCTTCTGGAACCGCTTCCTACCCAAATTGCTCAGCGCCACCG ACACGCTGGACGAGGCTGAGCGCCAGTGGAAGGCTGAGTTCCACCGCTGGAGCTCCTACATGGTGCACTGGAAGAACCAGTTTGACCATTACAGCAAGCAGGATCGCTGCTCAGACCTGTGA
- the UFSP1 gene encoding inactive Ufm1-specific protease 1 has translation MGDKPPGFRGSRSWIGCVEASLCLDHFGGPQGRLCHVPRGAGLQGELERLYSHFAGGGGPVMVGGDADARSKALLGVCLGPGTEAYVLVLDPHCWGAPKNPSELQAAGWVGWREVSTAFDPNSFYNLCLTSCNSKKQLPTLD, from the coding sequence ATGGGCGACAAGCCCCCCGGGTTCCGGGGCTCTCGGAGCTGGATCGGCTGTGTAGAGGCCAGCCTCTGCCTTGACCACTTCGGGGGTCCCCAAGGGCGCCTATGTCACGTGCCCCGTGGAGCAGGGCTTCAGGGGGAATTGGAGAGGCTTTATTCCCACTTCGCAGGGGGCGGGGGACCTGTAATGGTTGGAGGGGATGCGGATGCCCGGTCGAAGGCCTTGCTGGGAGTGTGCCTGGGGCCAGGCACGGAAGCCTACGTCCTGGTATTGGACCCTCACTGCTGGGGTGCCCCGAAAAACCCCAGTGAACTACAGGCTGCTGGCTGGGTGGGCTGGCGAGAGGTGAGCACAGCCTTTGACCCCAACTCCTTCTACAACCTGTGCTTGACCAGCTGTAACTCAAAAAAGCAGCTGCCCACCCTGGACTGA